One Yimella lutea DNA window includes the following coding sequences:
- a CDS encoding alkaline phosphatase family protein → MIRPLPAAPSYGATDLAGVLPSAAASLGVKGFRGALPQARGAVVVLVDGLGAELLRARSGHAPFMRTLMIDAASATAGFPSTTATSMGTFGTGLPPGSHGLLGYQVVDPATDLLFNELSWENGPDPRRWQREPTVFERVAPAGIETTMVANDYFNGSGLTTAALRGAGFATAATLAQRVDIVLARVARQPRSLTYLYWGNLDRTGHEFGCGSWEWVDELEAVDAELQRLSARLPRGVSLTITADHGMIDIPESNKTDIAFDPELAAGVRHTGGEMRSLQLYCEPGATDDVLAAWTARLGEQGWVLPMADAVSKGLFGPVQPHIAPRLGDVLVAMDGPYGYWDSRVMTITVGELIGQHGSLTSAEMAVPVLHRPAD, encoded by the coding sequence GTGATACGCCCGCTGCCCGCAGCGCCGAGCTACGGGGCCACCGACCTCGCCGGGGTGTTGCCGTCGGCGGCAGCTTCGCTCGGCGTCAAAGGGTTTCGCGGCGCCCTGCCGCAGGCTCGTGGCGCGGTGGTCGTGCTCGTCGACGGTCTGGGCGCCGAACTTCTTCGGGCCCGTTCCGGTCACGCACCGTTCATGCGGACGCTGATGATCGACGCGGCGAGTGCGACCGCGGGCTTCCCGTCGACGACCGCGACCAGCATGGGCACGTTCGGCACCGGACTTCCCCCCGGCTCGCACGGTCTGCTCGGCTACCAGGTGGTCGATCCGGCCACCGACCTCCTGTTCAACGAACTCTCCTGGGAGAACGGACCCGATCCGCGCCGCTGGCAGCGTGAACCGACCGTCTTCGAGCGCGTTGCCCCTGCCGGGATCGAGACGACGATGGTCGCCAACGACTACTTCAACGGCTCCGGCCTGACGACGGCTGCGCTACGCGGTGCCGGTTTCGCCACGGCCGCCACGCTGGCCCAACGCGTCGACATCGTGCTGGCCCGCGTGGCTCGGCAGCCCCGCAGCCTCACCTACCTCTACTGGGGAAACCTCGACCGCACTGGTCACGAATTCGGTTGCGGCTCATGGGAATGGGTCGATGAACTCGAAGCGGTGGACGCCGAACTGCAACGCTTGTCCGCTCGTCTTCCGCGCGGCGTCAGCCTCACGATCACCGCCGACCACGGCATGATCGACATCCCCGAATCCAACAAGACCGATATCGCCTTCGACCCCGAGCTCGCCGCCGGCGTCCGGCACACCGGGGGTGAGATGCGATCCCTGCAGCTCTACTGTGAGCCCGGCGCGACCGACGACGTCCTGGCCGCCTGGACCGCGCGGCTGGGCGAACAGGGCTGGGTGTTGCCGATGGCCGATGCCGTCTCGAAAGGACTGTTCGGCCCGGTGCAACCACATATCGCGCCCCGCCTCGGCGACGTGCTCGTGGCGATGGACGGCCCGTACGGCTACTGGGACTCCCGCGTGATGACCATCACGGTCGGAGAACTCATCGGTCAGCACGGCTCGCTCACCTCGGCTGAGATGGCCGTTCCGGTGCTGCACCGTCCCGCCGACTGA
- a CDS encoding thymidine kinase encodes MAELVFFSGTMDCGKSTLALQMEHNHRARGREGIIFTKNDRAGAAVISSRLGLSREAVEVTDELDFWELVIAQTAHGREIHYVICDESQFYEPEQIEQLARVVDECDIDVYAFGIMADFRTQLFPGSKRLIELADRLQVPQVEALCWCGRGATHNARVVDGHMVIEGEQVVVGDVAGETAHAVEYEVLCRRHYMRRMTSAAARLQSGSADILPFDLGLCPLPSAPMGDTSSGQ; translated from the coding sequence GTGGCTGAACTCGTCTTCTTCTCCGGCACCATGGACTGCGGCAAGTCCACACTCGCCCTGCAGATGGAGCACAACCACCGAGCGCGCGGGCGCGAAGGAATCATCTTCACCAAGAACGACCGCGCCGGCGCGGCCGTCATCTCCTCCCGTCTCGGCCTGTCGCGTGAGGCGGTCGAGGTGACCGACGAGCTGGACTTCTGGGAACTGGTCATCGCGCAGACCGCCCATGGCCGCGAGATCCATTACGTCATCTGCGACGAGTCCCAGTTCTACGAGCCGGAGCAGATCGAGCAGCTCGCGCGGGTCGTCGACGAATGCGACATCGACGTGTACGCGTTCGGCATCATGGCCGACTTCCGCACCCAGCTCTTCCCGGGTTCGAAGCGACTGATCGAACTCGCCGACAGGTTGCAGGTGCCGCAGGTCGAGGCGCTGTGCTGGTGCGGTCGCGGTGCCACTCACAACGCCCGCGTCGTCGACGGACACATGGTCATCGAGGGCGAACAGGTCGTCGTCGGCGACGTCGCCGGTGAAACCGCGCACGCGGTCGAGTACGAGGTGCTGTGTCGACGTCATTACATGCGCCGGATGACCTCGGCCGCCGCCCGCCTGCAGAGCGGTTCCGCGGACATTCTTCCCTTCGATCTCGGATTGTGCCCCCTGCCTTCGGCGCCGATGGGCGATACTTCATCCGGGCAGTGA
- a CDS encoding penicillin-insensitive murein endopeptidase, translated as MTPTTQRRRIALRIAAAAVATGSVFATAAALAPSADAFSRAAYPVLSAGNRGADVQAVQYLLTARGHSVGADGTFGNATKTAVVAFQKSKRLTADGVVGARTWDALTVTVRSGSSGNDVKALQMLLNNKRGAGLTVDGKFGAGTRSAVAAFQKHAGISADGVAGATTWRNLTWHYMTPSWTNICDQNPDGNKTANWGAASTIAQLNKAAASFRATGQGKVPVGDISFEHGGDIAGHASHELGVDVDLWPIRTDNAQCTAGRITWKSSAYDRSATRQLVKSIRAAAPGQIALVYFNDPVLIKEGLTTAYPNHDNHVHVRYR; from the coding sequence ATGACACCGACCACGCAAAGGAGGCGAATCGCGTTGCGGATCGCGGCGGCCGCGGTTGCTACCGGTTCCGTTTTCGCCACCGCTGCGGCGCTCGCCCCGAGCGCCGACGCATTCAGCCGGGCGGCGTATCCCGTGCTCTCTGCGGGAAACCGCGGCGCCGACGTGCAAGCAGTGCAGTACCTGCTGACCGCACGTGGCCACTCGGTAGGAGCTGACGGAACGTTCGGCAACGCCACCAAGACGGCTGTCGTCGCGTTCCAGAAGTCCAAGCGTCTGACCGCCGACGGCGTGGTGGGCGCCCGCACCTGGGATGCCCTGACCGTGACCGTCCGCAGCGGCTCGTCCGGCAACGACGTCAAGGCGTTGCAGATGTTGCTGAACAACAAGCGCGGCGCCGGCCTCACGGTCGACGGCAAGTTCGGCGCAGGTACCCGATCCGCGGTGGCCGCGTTCCAGAAGCACGCTGGCATCAGCGCCGACGGTGTGGCCGGAGCAACGACCTGGCGCAACCTGACGTGGCACTACATGACGCCGTCGTGGACGAACATCTGTGACCAGAATCCGGACGGGAACAAGACCGCCAACTGGGGTGCTGCCTCGACCATCGCCCAGCTGAACAAGGCAGCGGCCTCCTTCCGTGCGACCGGGCAGGGCAAGGTCCCCGTGGGCGACATCAGCTTCGAGCACGGCGGCGACATTGCCGGTCACGCCTCCCACGAACTCGGGGTCGATGTCGATCTGTGGCCGATCCGCACCGACAACGCTCAGTGCACGGCGGGTCGCATCACCTGGAAATCCTCCGCCTACGACCGATCGGCCACCCGGCAACTGGTCAAGTCGATCCGTGCCGCAGCTCCCGGGCAGATCGCACTCGTCTACTTCAACGATCCGGTGTTGATCAAGGAAGGGCTGACCACGGCGTACCCGAATCACGACAACCACGTGCACGTGCGGTACCGCTGA
- a CDS encoding peptidoglycan recognition protein family protein, with translation MNLLDRSMDVSRRAMLTGTLGAGALLTLGSRPSALGAVSGAGARAVAVPITSCATWGAKPPTEPVRLTSPLQQLIVHHTATPNGTDYSQKHAFAFARSVQQSHFARDWIDTGQHLTISRGGHVLEGRHRTLESLATRSQFPLGAHCTDMNPIAFGIENEGTYSEVLPPAALWKRLVETCAFVCSIYRVDPKIIVGHRDHQSTDCPGEQLYKKLPALRASVRTAMAARPWGRVSPGDVSPNVRAAQLLLRQAGRSVPVDGGYDSAMTSVVKSYQGAKGMFFVDGIIGAVTWESGLTPTLRTGSTARDAVRAAQTMLTARGHRTTVSGTFDDATSRAVKAFQSSRSLTADAVIGLDTWSRLLA, from the coding sequence ATGAACCTGCTCGACCGCTCGATGGACGTCTCTCGCAGAGCCATGCTCACCGGCACGCTCGGTGCCGGTGCCCTGCTCACCCTCGGCTCCCGGCCGTCGGCCCTCGGTGCAGTGTCCGGGGCCGGCGCGCGAGCTGTCGCGGTGCCGATCACCTCCTGTGCCACGTGGGGCGCGAAGCCCCCCACCGAGCCGGTGCGTCTGACCTCGCCGCTGCAACAGTTGATCGTTCATCACACGGCAACCCCGAACGGCACCGACTACAGCCAGAAGCACGCATTCGCGTTCGCCCGCTCGGTTCAGCAGTCGCACTTCGCACGCGATTGGATCGACACCGGCCAGCACCTGACGATCAGCCGGGGCGGGCACGTCCTGGAGGGTCGTCACCGCACGCTGGAGTCGCTGGCCACACGGAGTCAGTTCCCGCTCGGCGCCCACTGCACCGACATGAATCCCATTGCATTCGGCATCGAGAACGAAGGCACGTACAGCGAGGTCCTGCCACCCGCGGCGTTGTGGAAGCGTCTGGTCGAGACGTGCGCCTTCGTCTGCAGCATCTACCGAGTCGATCCGAAGATCATCGTCGGGCATCGCGACCACCAGAGCACCGACTGTCCGGGGGAACAGTTGTACAAGAAGCTGCCCGCCCTGCGCGCCTCGGTACGCACCGCGATGGCAGCTCGGCCGTGGGGCAGGGTGTCGCCCGGCGACGTGAGCCCGAACGTCCGAGCGGCCCAGTTGCTCCTGCGGCAGGCCGGACGGTCGGTGCCGGTCGACGGAGGGTACGACTCCGCCATGACCTCCGTCGTGAAGTCCTACCAGGGCGCCAAAGGGATGTTCTTCGTCGACGGGATCATCGGCGCGGTGACCTGGGAGTCCGGACTCACCCCGACCCTGCGCACCGGCTCGACCGCGCGGGATGCGGTCCGCGCGGCGCAGACGATGCTCACCGCCCGCGGTCACCGGACCACCGTCAGCGGCACCTTCGACGATGCGACCTCACGCGCCGTGAAGGCGTTCCAGAGCAGTCGCTCGCTGACCGCCGACGCAGTGATCGGCCTCGATACCTGGTCACGGTTGCTCGCCTAG
- a CDS encoding XRE family transcriptional regulator, which produces MSLEAIDNALDFAHLLRALRHDAGLTQEALAERSGLSIEGISALERGHRLHPRRSTIDLLARALQVDESVRRQMDERARRPAPTRASPPDSGTPASARESDRRPTDNRADHHRIVPDQLPAPPTCLFGRAELVDHVVRAVRGGARTVVLSGMGGLGKSAVLVQAAHLLADEFTDGRIHLDMCGGQRDSAVTADDALSFVLESLLAEGAPVPTRRAAAVAMYRSLSAGRKLLIVLDDMPPDLPLDDLVPGGDCVLLVSGRAAPPVGVDLVHAAVPVLDDRAARALLQDLVGAPRLEAEPEATASLLHSCAGLPLALKIVGARLQRRTSWPISYLAERVARQGDRLQELRIGDVAVRRCIEETLWHLETGRSDLHDAHRLFVRIGILRRRSVSVVTAAALADISLDRARAALERLTDTSLLDSTGPGQFSVHDLVHDHARALADELDGAEVAEIRRRCRRAYAALGWTAREQVRPSHPEGLAQHHAQAWPHDFDAVGSLSAIALEVDHIRELLATGLASQDEAEQRESVLLALAFTAYCVTRSMFFDWSQHLQDALRTSVGQEPVLRASLLLDLSTAQTSRGAQQESLRSAREADRIAEELGSPRLQATAAMALSLTSGRVGAPDAYGFAVRALELARQVKDDFLEAAALRDVGLQLCRDEHLHEGLDAATRSLEIFERIGNERGRCMGLINVGVMRRRLGQREPARQLLEDAVASARACGDRELETEALDELGRWHLGAGDRDRGLELMESGLSLVDARGARQWEAGIRTRMASALAEAGMWDDAIEHWDIALQICRQRGEEGIAADLQRQRERALCGEASDHSRPLSG; this is translated from the coding sequence ATGTCTTTGGAAGCGATCGACAATGCGTTGGACTTCGCGCACTTGCTGCGGGCGTTGCGGCACGACGCCGGGCTGACCCAGGAGGCTCTCGCCGAACGCAGCGGCCTGAGCATCGAAGGCATCAGCGCCCTGGAGCGGGGGCACCGGCTGCACCCTCGACGGTCCACGATCGATTTGTTGGCTCGTGCATTACAAGTCGATGAGTCGGTTCGTCGCCAGATGGATGAGCGGGCTCGGCGACCCGCACCCACCCGAGCCTCGCCCCCGGACTCGGGCACGCCCGCGTCGGCACGGGAGTCCGATCGAAGGCCCACGGACAACCGCGCCGACCACCACCGCATCGTGCCCGACCAGTTACCGGCACCACCGACGTGTCTGTTCGGACGTGCGGAGCTCGTGGACCACGTCGTCCGCGCTGTTCGTGGGGGTGCTCGCACGGTCGTACTGAGCGGAATGGGTGGTTTGGGAAAGTCGGCGGTGCTCGTCCAGGCTGCGCACCTGTTGGCCGACGAATTCACCGACGGTCGGATTCACCTCGATATGTGTGGGGGACAGCGAGATTCGGCGGTGACAGCGGACGACGCCCTGTCCTTCGTCCTGGAGTCGTTGCTCGCTGAAGGCGCGCCCGTACCGACCCGACGTGCGGCGGCGGTCGCCATGTACCGATCGCTCAGCGCGGGTCGAAAGTTGCTGATCGTGCTGGACGACATGCCCCCCGACCTTCCACTGGACGATCTCGTGCCCGGAGGCGACTGCGTTCTGCTGGTCAGTGGACGCGCCGCGCCACCGGTCGGCGTGGATCTGGTGCACGCGGCGGTGCCGGTGCTCGATGACCGAGCCGCTCGCGCGTTGCTGCAGGACCTCGTCGGTGCGCCACGTCTGGAAGCCGAACCGGAAGCGACAGCGTCCCTGCTGCACAGTTGTGCGGGCCTGCCGCTGGCGCTCAAGATCGTCGGCGCGCGGCTCCAGCGCCGCACGTCATGGCCGATCTCTTACCTGGCCGAACGCGTTGCGAGACAGGGCGATCGCCTCCAGGAGTTGCGGATCGGCGATGTCGCCGTCCGCAGGTGCATCGAAGAGACGTTGTGGCATCTGGAGACGGGGCGCAGTGACCTGCATGATGCACACCGTCTGTTCGTGCGGATCGGGATTCTGCGCAGGCGCTCGGTCTCGGTCGTCACCGCGGCAGCGCTGGCGGACATCTCGCTGGACCGTGCGCGGGCCGCGTTGGAGCGGCTGACCGACACGAGCCTGCTGGACAGCACCGGCCCGGGGCAGTTCAGTGTTCACGACCTCGTCCACGACCACGCACGCGCACTTGCCGATGAACTCGACGGCGCCGAGGTCGCCGAGATCAGGCGTCGCTGCCGGCGCGCGTACGCCGCCTTGGGTTGGACTGCCCGCGAGCAGGTGCGTCCGAGCCACCCCGAGGGCTTGGCGCAGCACCACGCGCAGGCTTGGCCGCACGACTTCGACGCGGTGGGGTCTTTGTCGGCGATCGCCCTCGAGGTCGACCACATCCGCGAACTGTTGGCCACCGGGCTGGCGTCGCAGGACGAGGCGGAACAACGCGAGTCCGTGCTGCTGGCGCTCGCCTTCACTGCGTACTGCGTCACTCGGTCGATGTTCTTCGACTGGTCCCAGCATCTGCAGGACGCACTGCGCACCTCGGTCGGCCAGGAACCGGTGCTGCGGGCGTCCTTGTTGCTGGATCTCTCCACGGCACAGACCTCGCGAGGCGCGCAGCAGGAGAGCCTGAGGTCGGCACGCGAGGCGGACCGTATTGCCGAGGAGCTCGGCTCGCCAAGGCTGCAGGCTACAGCGGCGATGGCACTGTCACTGACCTCCGGTCGCGTCGGCGCGCCGGACGCCTACGGGTTCGCGGTCCGCGCGCTGGAACTCGCCCGGCAGGTCAAGGACGACTTCCTGGAGGCGGCGGCGCTGCGCGATGTCGGACTTCAACTGTGCCGTGACGAGCACCTGCACGAGGGGCTGGATGCCGCGACCCGCTCACTGGAGATCTTCGAACGCATCGGCAATGAGCGTGGCCGCTGCATGGGTCTGATCAATGTGGGCGTCATGCGCAGGCGGCTCGGACAGCGTGAGCCGGCCAGACAGTTGCTGGAGGACGCGGTGGCGTCCGCGCGTGCCTGTGGCGATCGCGAGTTGGAGACCGAAGCACTCGATGAACTCGGCCGTTGGCATCTCGGGGCCGGTGACCGCGACCGTGGCCTCGAACTCATGGAATCCGGTCTGTCCCTCGTCGACGCGCGTGGCGCGAGGCAGTGGGAAGCCGGAATCCGGACGCGGATGGCGTCCGCGCTGGCCGAAGCCGGCATGTGGGACGACGCCATCGAACACTGGGATATCGCTCTGCAGATCTGTCGACAGCGCGGGGAGGAAGGCATTGCAGCGGATCTGCAGCGGCAACGAGAACGAGCTCTGTGCGGCGAGGCAAGTGACCACTCGCGTCCCCTGTCGGGCTAA
- a CDS encoding M15 family metallopeptidase, with the protein MKLTKRVAAIAAAGALTFTGAVAVSVNNSDTASAAGCDSWSSTLRKSSRGAAVKELQIRVAAFVPSGQVMGADGVYGDQTVAAVRGFQKAYGLTADGVAGTKTFSKLRSLTSSDCTPIHFTYREASNNCGKGFTGNSWHKANLRRSLWQAEGLRRKMGDKPLKITSGYRDPACDRSVGGSGSGMHTTGMAIDFVPMGSQTYCSITKAATRNGYGGIFGPGYPAHSDHVHADWRSGKIWSASKCGV; encoded by the coding sequence ATGAAGCTAACCAAGCGAGTGGCCGCGATCGCCGCGGCCGGCGCCCTCACGTTCACCGGAGCGGTCGCTGTCAGTGTCAACAACTCGGACACGGCGTCGGCCGCCGGATGCGACTCGTGGAGCTCGACACTCCGCAAGTCCAGCAGAGGCGCCGCCGTGAAGGAACTGCAGATCCGTGTCGCCGCCTTCGTGCCCTCGGGTCAGGTGATGGGTGCCGACGGCGTCTACGGCGACCAGACCGTTGCTGCCGTCCGCGGCTTCCAAAAAGCTTACGGACTCACGGCGGACGGCGTGGCCGGCACGAAGACCTTCAGCAAGCTGCGTTCCCTCACCTCCTCCGACTGCACTCCGATCCACTTCACCTACCGGGAGGCGAGCAACAACTGCGGCAAGGGCTTCACCGGGAATTCCTGGCACAAGGCGAACCTGCGCCGTTCGCTGTGGCAGGCGGAGGGGCTGCGCAGGAAGATGGGTGACAAGCCGCTGAAGATCACCTCCGGCTACCGCGACCCGGCCTGCGACCGTTCCGTCGGCGGCAGCGGAAGCGGGATGCACACGACCGGCATGGCGATCGACTTCGTGCCGATGGGCTCGCAGACCTACTGCTCGATCACCAAGGCCGCCACCCGTAACGGTTACGGCGGCATCTTCGGTCCTGGTTACCCCGCCCACAGCGACCATGTGCACGCCGACTGGCGCTCGGGCAAGATCTGGTCCGCGTCCAAGTGCGGGGTGTGA
- a CDS encoding DUF5998 family protein: MSASHLTAATLPDALLHDIEQAGYYPALVADVLKAALGTQAVDAHLVHAETTIDTDTVRRHITVLVISGGRLVIAHADDHTPSLDAPTIVARNVATATTETVPLSAIRGVMLTHVINSPEKYAEGSLGREVTVTIGWGTVSRVDLLPAACADPDCVADHGYEGTVTADDISVRVSADADGERNLQNALDFAAALSAVTGR; the protein is encoded by the coding sequence ATGTCCGCTTCGCACCTGACCGCCGCCACCTTGCCCGACGCGTTGTTGCATGACATCGAGCAGGCGGGCTACTACCCGGCCTTGGTCGCCGACGTGTTGAAGGCGGCCCTGGGCACTCAGGCCGTCGACGCCCACCTGGTACACGCGGAGACCACGATCGACACCGACACCGTGCGTCGGCACATCACCGTGCTGGTGATCAGCGGCGGACGCCTGGTCATCGCCCACGCCGACGACCACACCCCGTCCCTGGACGCACCCACGATCGTCGCCCGCAACGTCGCCACCGCGACCACCGAGACGGTGCCGCTGTCGGCGATCCGCGGAGTGATGCTCACCCACGTCATCAACTCGCCGGAGAAGTACGCCGAAGGGTCACTCGGACGTGAGGTGACGGTCACTATCGGTTGGGGCACGGTCAGCCGCGTCGACCTGCTGCCCGCAGCCTGCGCCGACCCCGACTGCGTCGCCGACCACGGCTACGAGGGCACGGTCACGGCCGACGACATCAGCGTCCGGGTCAGCGCCGACGCCGACGGCGAACGCAACCTGCAGAACGCACTCGACTTCGCTGCAGCGCTGTCCGCGGTCACCGGTCGCTGA